The Terriglobales bacterium genome contains a region encoding:
- a CDS encoding SAM-dependent chlorinase/fluorinase, translating into MPQRLITFTTDFGTSDHYVGTMKGVILLINPQAQIVDISNHLHSYDVLDGALTIAQAYKYFPSNTLHLVLVDPGVGTSRRPLLAVTEKHIFLAPDNGVLSLVYEMEERLQVFHITAEHYFLQPMSQTFHGRDLFAAVAGWLSKGVEVAKFGDEITDFVRFAAPKPKPISDKLMKGVVLKVDKFGNLITNFTPKDVPQIFEPEPPPFKILVGKSEVLRMHTAYAQGAAGEVFGILGSMGYLEIATHRGAAARALGADKGSDVGILMGEAPAASE; encoded by the coding sequence GTGCCTCAACGCCTGATCACGTTCACCACCGACTTCGGCACCAGCGACCATTATGTGGGCACGATGAAGGGCGTGATCCTGTTGATCAACCCACAGGCACAGATCGTGGACATCTCCAACCACCTGCACTCGTATGACGTGCTGGACGGCGCGCTGACCATCGCCCAGGCGTACAAGTATTTCCCCTCGAACACGCTGCACCTGGTGCTGGTAGACCCGGGCGTAGGGACATCGCGGCGGCCGCTGCTGGCGGTGACCGAAAAGCACATCTTCCTGGCGCCGGATAACGGCGTGCTCTCCCTGGTGTACGAGATGGAAGAGCGCCTGCAGGTGTTTCATATCACCGCCGAGCACTACTTCCTGCAGCCCATGAGCCAGACCTTCCACGGGCGCGACCTGTTCGCGGCCGTGGCCGGGTGGCTGAGCAAGGGCGTGGAAGTGGCGAAGTTCGGCGACGAGATCACCGACTTTGTGCGCTTTGCGGCGCCCAAGCCCAAACCCATCAGCGACAAGCTGATGAAGGGCGTGGTGCTGAAGGTGGACAAGTTCGGCAACCTGATCACCAACTTCACGCCCAAGGACGTGCCCCAGATCTTCGAGCCCGAGCCTCCGCCATTCAAGATCCTGGTGGGCAAGAGCGAAGTGCTGCGCATGCACACCGCATACGCGCAAGGCGCGGCCGGCGAGGTGTTCGGCATCCTGGGATCGATGGGCTATCTGGAGATCGCCACCCACCGCGGGGCCGCGGCGCGCGCCCTGGGCGCGGACAAGGGCAGCGACGTCGGCATCCTCATGGGCGAAGCGCCGGCCGCAAGCGAGTAG